The Stutzerimonas stutzeri genome segment TAACGCCGCAGGCTTATCCACGCGTTCCAGATCTTGATAGGGGCACCAGAGCCGTAGGATGGGTGCAACCCGTCTATCCCGGGAGGCCACATCTACACCGGCAACAGCACCAGGCATGCCGACAAGGTGAGCAACGAGCCGAGCGTCGACAGCAGCACCACACGCGACACCCGCGACGCCTCGCGCCCGTAGAACTCGGCGAGCATGTACGGCCCGGTGCCCGTGGGCAACGCACTCAGCAACAGCGCAGAGTAGGCCCACAGCGCCGGCAGTTCGAAGACCTGAAATGCCAGGAACCAGGTGATCAGCGGCTGGACCACCAGTTTCAGCGTGACCAGCGGCCATACGCCGCTGACCTTGCCGCCCGGCTGTGGCTGCGCGAGGAACAACCCCAGCGATACCAGCGCACAAGGCGCCGCCGCCGCGCCCAGCAGTTTCAGCAAGGTCGCCACCGGCACCGGCAGCTCCAGCCCGCTCGCCGCCCACAACCCACCCAGCATCGGTGCCACCACCAGCGGGTTGCGCAGCAGCGCGACAGAGACCTTGCGCAGCGTCCGGCTGAAGCCCTGGCCGGCGTGCAGCCCGGTCTCTACACAGGCCAGGGCAATGGCGAACAGCACGCACACCACGATGATCGAAGCCACCATGGCCGGCTGCAGCGCCTCGTCACCCAGCACCAGCATGCACAGCGGAATGCCGATATAGCCGGTATTGGCATAGGACGCACCGAGTGCATCGAGGCTGGCATCGGCCAGCGGCTGTTTCTGCAGCAGGCGATAGCCCAGGGTGAAGCCGAACACCCCAAGACAGCCCACCGAAAACGCCGTGATGAAGCCCGGCTGCCAGAGCTGCGTCCAGGTGGAATTGGCGACGACGCTGAACAGCAGCGCCGGCAGCCCCAGCCAGACCACGAAACGGTTGAGCTCGGAGGCCCCCGTCGGGCCCATGCGACCGGTGCGGCGGCACAGGTATCCCAGGAAAATCAGGGCGAAGACAGGAAGGACGACGTTGACGACGGCGGACATGGATTCTCATCGGGTGGCGGTACGGGGGCGGGCTGCAGACCTTAGCAAAAAATGGCTTATCGCATTGTTCGGGGCGGTTTGCTTTTTTCGGTTGCTAATAAGCGCGTAAGTCCCCTCGCCCCTGCATATTGCGCTTTTGTGGGAGCGGTCTTGACCGCGAAGCTTTTGGACTTTGACTTCCGAGCCCAGGGCCCGATGGCGGAGCTGGCTGGGGCATTGGTGTCGCCCTGCTGGGCGAGTCACTTTTTGGACGCCGGGATGGCTGGTTTTAGTGAGCACAATGTCTTGCTCGCGCACTTTGCGCTGTTGTGGGAGCGGTCTTGACCGCGAAGCTTTGGACTTTAACTTCCGAGCCCAAGGCCCGATGGCGAAGCTGGCTGAGGCATTGGTTTCGCCCTGCTGGGCGACTTACTTTTTTCAATTGCCAAAAAAGTAAGCAAAAACGCTTGCCCCTGCATCCGGCCCCGGCTGCGCCGGGGTTCGTTCGCTTCATCGCCGCTCCGAGGGTCGCCGTACAAGGGCCATCCATGGCCCTATACGGCTCTCGCCGCATCCATGCGGCTCGCCCCTCTACGCAGCGACTCCACTCACCCTTCTGATGGGGCGTTTCGCGTTGTCTGGCGGTTTGTGCGAAAGAAAAACAGAGCCAAAGAGCCAAAGAGCCAAAGAGCCAAAGAGCCAAAGAGCCAAAGAGCCAAACAAAAGAGTCTAGAGCGGTCGGAGCGCGTGAGTGCAAGCCGTCAAGCGCAGCGAAGAACATCATGCATCCTACGTTTTTGCTTCTCTATATAAGCGCACGGCCCGGCAGACAACACCAAATCGCCCCTTTCAGGAGGCCGAGCGTAGATCGTAGGGTGGGTAACGCGAAGCTTACCCGCCGCTTTTCGAAGGCGAAGCTTGATACCGATCGACGTATCAATTGCGGTGGAAAATGCTTCGCAGTTTTCCACCCTACGAACTTTTGATGGCCATTGATTAAGTGACCTTGGTTCGAAACGGCTCTCTGCTTTTCCATCGCACGACCTACCAGACGACGCCGAACGCCCCTTTCAGGAGGCCGAATGGAATCCGCGCGGAGGGGAGCGAGCGGCATGGATGCCGCGAGAGGCGTAAAGGGCCATGGATGGCCCTTGTACGCCGGCCCCCGGAGTGCGGATGGAGTGAGGGAAGTCGAGCGCAGCGAGACCCGGATGCAGGGGCAAGCCTTTTTGCTTACTTTTTTGGCGCTTGAAAAAAGTGAGTCGCCCAGCAGGGCGAAACCAATGCGTCGGCCGACTCCGCCATCGGGCCCTAGGCTCGGAAGCAAAAGCCCAAAAGCCCAATACGCAGGACCAGGGCTTTTTTTGGTCCCTTTGGCAGACCGTCCATCCGGGCGACTGCCAAAAGAAACTCACCCAGCAGCGCGAAACCAAGCCCTCAACCAACTCGGTAATCACCTACAGCGCAAAACCAACCCGCGCAACGCGTCCCGTCGGCGACAGCCGGAATGCCCCTTAATGCAACATCGTCGAGGGACTGTACCCATTCGGCTCGGCCCGCGCCGCGGCGAACTCCGCCTCGACCTTCCCCCGCATCGCTTGCGGATCCGCCGGGAAGCCGCTGCGGTCACTGTAGTCCCACTCGGTAACGTAATGACTCTCGGCGGCCAACCCCTTGGCGCAGCTGATATCCAGTGCCGTGATACCAGCCACCGCCCCCGCGGCAATGGCCGCGTTGACCTGCTCGGTGCCGTTCTCGATGCTCAGGCCCAGGCCGACCAGGTCGAGGGCATCGCCGCCGATGCGGCCGTAGATCCAGGGTTTGGGATCGTCGGTGAGCAGCAGGCCGACGCCGGTGGCGATTTCGCGGGCCCCGCAGGCGCGGATCAGCCCTTCGTTGCCGGGCACGCCGAGGAAGCGGGCCAGCTTGCCGGGCATCAGCACCTCGGCCAGCCCCAGGCCGATGCTGAACCAGCCCAGCCCGCGGGCCAGGGTGCGGGCGGAATGGTTGGGGCGGGTAACGCGATGTGGAACGCTCATAACTATCTCCTCCGTCAGGGCTCATGGCTGCATGGCGGTCCCGGATCAGGGCCCCGCCAGCACTGCCCTTTAAGGTTTGAGAACGACCTTGATGCAGCCGTCATGCTTGTCACGGAAGGTCTTGTACATCTCCGGACCCTGCTCGAGGCTGACGCTGTGGGTGATGACGAAGCTCGGGTCGATCTGGCCTTCCTGGATGCGCTTGAGCAGGTCGTCGGTCCAACGATTGACGTGGGTCTGGCCCATGCGGAAGGTCAGGCCCTTGTTCATCGCCGCGCCGAACGGAATCTTGTCGATCAGCCCGCCGTAGACGCCGGGAATCGAGATGATTCCGGCCGGACGGCAGACGTAGATCATCTCGCGCAGCACGTGCGGGCGGTCGGTTTCCAGCATCAGCGCCTGCTTGGCGCGGTCGTACATCGAGTCGAACGAGCGCGCCGCGTGCGCCTCCATGCCCACCGAGTCGATACACTTCTCCGGGCCCTTGCCGCGGGTCAGTTCCTTGAGCCGTTCGAGCACGCTTTCTTCGTCGAAGTTGATGGTGATGGCGCCGCCAGCCCGCGCCATGGACAGGCGCTCGGGCACGTTATCGATGCAGATGACCTGCTCGGCACCCATCATGATCGCGCTGCGGATGGCGAACTGGCCGACCGGGCCGGCGCCCCACACGGCAACCGTGTCGGTGGGCTGGATGTCGCACTGCGCCGCAGCCTGCCAGCCGGTGGGCAGGATGTCGCCGAGGAACAGTACCTGTTCGTCGGTGAGGCCGTCGGGAATCACCACCGGGCCTACGTCGGCATAGGGCACGCGAACGAATTCGGCCTGCCCGCCGGCATAACCGCCGGTAAGGTGGGTATAGCCGTAGAGCCCGGCCGTGGTGTGGCCGAAGACCTTGTCGGCGACATCCTTGTTGCGGTTGCTGCGTTCACAGACGGAGAAATTGCCGCGCCGGCACTGGTCGCATTCGCCGCAGACGATGGTGAAGGGCACCACCACACGGTCGCCGACCTTGAGCTTCTTGTTCGCCGAGCCGACTTCCATCACCTCGCCCATGAACTCGTGGCCCATGATGTCGCCGTGCTGCATGCCGGGCATGAAACCGTCGTACAGGTGCAGGTCGGAGCCACAGATGGCGCAGGACGACACCTTGATAATGGCGTCACGGGGATCCTCGATCGACGGATCGGGGACGTGGTTGTCGCAACGAATATCATGCTTGCCATGCCAGCGAAGGGCTCTCATGGAAAAATCTCCTGGTTCGGTGTTCGGAAACGCCGCCGTGGTGGTCCTTCCTGATGTCTTCGCCGCGCTGCGGCAGCTGCTCCTGACCCGACTGCTGCCGTGCGGCAGGGTATATGGCGTGCGTGCTATCAGATTTTTAGTGTGCGCGGTGGCGGCAGAGTTGCGAGACAGGCTGCCTCGACGGGGAAATCACCGACGGGCTGTCATGCGTCGGCAGGGCCAACGAGGCCGCACGGGAGCCGCTCGCCCATGATCACGTCGCTCCGCCGGCCTGCACACACCGCCTGGCCACACGCTGTCGCCGGCTGTTTCGCGAGCAAAGCTCGCTCCTACAAAAACGGTGTGCTTATCCGGCGGCAACCGTTACCAGCGCCGTGCGACCACTCGCGACCCACTTGTAGGAGCACGCTCTGCGTGCGACCCCGCGCACTGAGGCCGACGTGATGCGCCGCGTCCAAGTCGCCGGTACACAAGTCAGCGCCGGGAGCGAGCCCGCTCACGAAACCGGTATGCACCGCTCGCGACCCACCTGTAGGAGCACGCTCTGCGTGCGAACCCGCGCGCTGAGGCCGAAGTGGTGCGCCGCGTCCAGGTCGCCGGTACACAAGTCAGCGCTATGAGCGAGCTCGCTCACGAAACCGGTGTGTACCGCTCGCGCCCCACCTGTAGGAGCACGCTCTGCGTGCGACCCCGCGCGCCGAGGCTGAGGTGGTGCGCCGCGTCCAGGTCGCTCGCTCGCGAACCGGCGCGCTGGCGCGCCGTCGCAGTCAGATCATCCGCGACGCGGCTTCTCAGCCCTTGCCCGGGCGCACGGAGGCGTAGCCGTTGCGATAGCTCGGATATTGCGGCGCCCAGCCGAGGGCGCGCGCCCGGGCGTTGCGGCAGCGTTTGCTGCCGGCGCGGCGGGTCATGCTCTGCTCGGCCCACTGGGTCACGCCAAGCCGTTCACGCAGGAAGTCGATTACCTCGTGCAGCGGCGCCGGGTCGTCATCGACGCCCAGGTAGCAGTCTTCCAGATCGCCACCGGCGTGATCGGTCTGCAGCAGGCAGGCGAGCAGCGCGGCGGCGTCGTCGCGATGGATGCGATTGCTGTACTGCGGCGGCTCACGGTCCACACGCAGGCCTGCGCGTACCTGATTCTGCATCCACGGCCGGGCCGGGTCGTACAACCCGGCCATGCGCACCCGGGTGGCCGGAATACCGCTGTCCAGCGCCAGCTGCTCGGCCTCGAGCATCACCCGGCCGGTGTAGCCGGTGGGCGCGGTCGGCGATGTCTCATCGATCCAACCACCGTCGCTCTGCGCATAAACGCCCGTGCTGGATACGAAGAAAAGCCGCTTGGGCTGCTGGCCACGCTGTTCGAGCCAGCCGAGCACATTACGCAGGCCATCGATATAGGCCGACCGGTAGCCGGGCTCGTCATGCTGGCTCGCCGAGGCGGCGTAGACCAGGTAGTCCAGCTTGCCATTGGGCCAGCTACGCGGCAGCTCCGCAGCCGACAGGTCGCCCTTGACCGGGAGGATGGGTACCGGTAGATCCGCCGCCTGGCGACGCAGGCCATAGACTGTCCAACCCGCCCGGCTGAGCTGCAATCCGAGACGAATACCCACATCGCCGCAGCCGGCGATCATTACCGAAGGTCGAGTTGCCATGGCGGTTGCTCCATAACCGTGCGGGCCACCGATCGGCCCACGTGGATCAAGTGTAACGCTGCCGCGAATCGGCCGCCGATCAGCTTTGACGGAACGGCTGGCAGCCAGTTGGTTCGAACACGAGCAAAGGCTATGCTAGCCGGCACTCTGATGGAATAACGCTATGACACTGACCGAACTGCGCTACATCGTCACGCTCGCCCAGGAACAGCATTTTGGCCGCGCGGCCGAACGCTGCCACGTCAGCCAGCCGACCCTGTCGGTGGGCGTGAAGAAGCTCGAGGACGAGCTTGGCGTGCTGATCTTCGAGCGGACCAAGAGCGCAGTCCGCCTGACGCCAGTCGGCGAAGGCATTGTCACCCAGGCGCAGAAGGTGCTCGAGCAGGCGCAAAGCATTCGTGAGCTGGCCCAGGCCGGCAAGAACCAGCTGGCCTCGCCGCTGAAAGTGGGCGCCATCTACACCGTCGGCCCCTACATGTTCCCGCACCTGATTCCGCAGCTGCACCGCGTAGCGCCGGACATGCCGCTGTATATCGAGGAAAACTTCACCCACATCCTGCGCGACAAGCTGCGTACCGGCGAGCTGGACGCGATCATCATCGCGCTGCCGTTCCAGGAAGCCGACGTACTGACGCTGCCGCTGTACGACGAGCCCTTCTATGTGCTGATGCCCGCCGGGCATCCGTGGACGAAGAAGGAAACCATCGACGCGGAGATGCTCAACGACAAGAGTCTGCTGCTGCTTGGCGAAGGCCATTGCTTCCGCGATCAGGTCCTCGAAGCCTGCCCGACCACCCGCAAGGGCGAGGCGCCGAGCCACACCACGGTGGAGTCCTCGTCGCTGGAAACCATCCGCCACATGGTGGCCTCCGGCCTGGGCGTATCGATCCTGCCGCTGTCGGCGGTCGATAGCCATCACTATTCGCCGGGCGTGCTGGACATTCGCCCGATGACCGCGCCGGTCCCCTTCCGCACCGTGGCGATCGCCTGGCGCGCCAGCTTCCCGCGACCGAAAGCCATCGAAGTGCTGGCCGACTCCATCCGCCTGTGCTCGGTCGCCAAACCGGCAGCGGCGAACGCCTGAAGCGATGAGCGAACTGGCGGCGGTGCCGGTTACCGCAATCAAGGGCGTCGGCGCCGCGCTGGCCGAGAAGCTGGCCAAGGTCGGTCTGGAAACGCTGCAGGACCTGCTGTTCCACCTGCCGTTGCGCTATCAGGACCGCACCCGCATCGTGCCGATCGGCGCGCTGCGCCCCGGGCAGGACGCCGTGGTCGAAGGCACGGTGACCGGCACCGACATCGTCATGGGCCGCCGCCGCAGCCTGCTGGTGCGCCTGCACGATGGCAGCGGCAGCCTCAGCCTGCGCTTCTATCATTTCAGCCAGGCGCAGAAGGAAGCGCTCAAGCGCGGCACCCAGGTGCGCTGCTACGGCGAAGTGCGCCCCGGTGCGTCGGGACTGGAGATCTACCACCCCGAATACCGCGCGCTGAGCGACAGCACGCCGGTCGCCGTGGAACAGACGCTGACCCCGATCTACCCGACCACCGAAGGCCTGACCCAGCAGCGCCTGCGCCAGTTGACTGAACAGGCACTGGCACGGCTCGGCCCTCACAGCCTGCCGGACTGGCTGCCCGCGGAGCTGACCCGCGACTACCGTCTGGCCAAGCTCGACGAAGCGATCCGCTACCTGCACCGGCCTCCGCCGGATGCCGACCTGGAAGAGCTCGCCGAAGGCCGGCACTGGGCGCAGCACCGTCTCGCCTTCGAAGAATTGCTGACCCACCAACTCTCGATGCAGCGTCTGCGCGAGAGCAGTCGCGCCCAGCACGCGCCACCGCTGCCGGTCGCCTGCGAGCTGCCAAAACGCTACCTGACCAACCTCGGCTTCCAGCCCACCGGCGCGCAGCAGCGCGTCGGCGCCGAGATCGCCTATGACCTGGCCCAGGACGAGCCCATGCTGCGCCTGGTGCAGGGTGACGTTGGCGCCGGCAAGACGGTAGTCGCCGCCCTCGCCGCCCTGCAGGCGCTGGAAGCCGGCTATCAGGTCGCGCTGATGGCACCGACCGAGATCCTCGCCGAGCAGCACTTCATCACCTTCTGCAAATGGCTGGAGCCGCTGGGCATCGAGGTCGCCTGGCTGGCCGGCAAGCTCAAGGGCAAGGCGCGCACAGCCGCACTGGAGCGCATCGCCGCCGGCTGCCCGATGGTGGTCGGCACCCATGCGCTGTTCCAGGACGACGTGCAGTTCCGCCGCCTGGCGCTGGTGATCATCGACGAACAGCACCGCTTCGGCGTCCAGCAGCGCCTGGCGTTGCGGCGTAAGGGCGTCGAGGGTCGACTCTGCCCGCACCAGTTGATCATGACCGCCACGCCCATCCCGCGCACCCTCGCCATGAGCGCCTACGCCGATCTGGACACCTCGATCCTCGACGAGCTGCCGCCGGGCCGCACCCCGGTCAACACCGTGCTGGTGGCCGACAGCCGCCGTCTGGAAGTCATCGAGCGGGTGCGCTCGGCCTGCAACGAGGGGCGCCAGGCCTACTGGGTCTGCACCCTGATCGAGGAATCCGAGGAGCTGACCTGCCAAGCCGCGGAAACCACCTTCGAGGACCTGTCGGCGGCGCTCGGTGGGCTCAACGTCGGGCTGATCCACGGCCGCATGAAGCCGGCCGAGAAGGCGGCGGTGATGGCCGAATTCAAGGAAGGACGGTTGCAACTGCTGGTCGCCACCACGGTGATCGAGGTAGGCGTCGACGTGCCCAACGCCAGCCTGATGATCATCGAGAATCCCGAGCGCCTCGGGCTCGCCCAGTTGCATCAGTTGCGTGGCCGGGTGGGCCGGGGCAGCGCGGCCAGCCATTGCGTGCTGCTCTATCATCCGCCGCTGTCGCAGATCGGCCGCGAACGGCTGGCGATCATGCGCGAAACCTGCGACGGCTTCATCATTGCCGAGAAGGACCTGGAGCTGCGTGGCCCCGGCGAAATGCTCGGCACCCGGCAGACCGGGCTGCTGCAGTTCAAGGTTGCCGATCTGATGCGCGACGCCGATCTGCTACCGGCGGTGCGTGACGCCGCCCAGGCGCTTCTGGCACATTGGCCGCAGCATGTCAGCCCGCTGTTGGAGCGCTGGCTGCGGCATGGTCAGCAATACGGCCAGGTCTGACGCTCGTCGACAAACGCAAACCACACTAACCATAAGGCTATACTGCGCCCATTGGGAATAAGACGGACACCGCTCATGAACAAGGCCGCCAGCAGCAACCACAACATCACGCTCCCGCCAATGATCGTCCAGTTGCTGGACAAGCTGGCGCTGCCCTACCGCATCTGCGAGGACCGCGCGGACTTCGATCCTTCCCGGCGCGTGCAGGCCGTACTGGTCGATGATGCCATCGGCGCGCTGCTGGTGCTTTACCCCCGTGACCACCTGCTCGACCTGCCAAGCCTGGTGGAGCTCACCGGACGGCAGCTGGTCGCGGTCAAGCCCGAGCGGCTGATGCGCATGCTGACCAAGCACGACCTGAAAATACTGCCCGGCCTGCCGCCCCTGACCAGTTCGCCGTGCCTGTACGAGGAGCGACTGCTGCAACAACCGGAACTGCTCGTCGAATCCGGGCAGCCGGGCGTGCTGCTGGCTATGGCAAGCAGTGATTTCAAATTGCTGCTGAGCAAGGCCAGCGCCGGGCGCTTCGCCGTACCCTTGAGCCAGATCCGGCCCAACCTCGACCGCCCCGAGGACGACAGCGCGCAGATCACCCAGGCGGTGCAGAGCTTTACCGCCAGGCGTATCCAGAAGCGCCTGGAAGAAACCATCGAGATCCCGCCACTGGCGCAGACGGCGCAGAAGATCATCAAGCTGCGCGTCGACCCCGACGCCACCGTGGATGACATCACCGGCGTGGTGGAAACCGACCCGGCCCTGGCCGCGCAGGTGGTCAGCTGGGCGGCCTCGCCCTACTACGCCGCGCCCGGCAAGATCCGTTCGGTGGAGGACGCCATCGTACGGGTGCTCGGCTTCGACCTGGTGATCAACCTGGCACTGGGCCTGGCGCTGGGCAAGACCCTGAGCCTGCCCAAGGATCAACCGCAACAGGCCACGCCCTACTGGCAGCAAGCGATCTATACCGCCGCGGTGATCGAGGGCCTGAACCGTGCCATCCCGCGTACCCAGCGACCCGAGGCCGGGCTCAGCTACCTGGCCGGACTGCTGCACAATTTCGGCTACCTGGTCCTCGCCCACGTCTTCCCGCCGCATTTTTCGCTGATCTGCCGGCACCTGGAAATCAACCCGCACCTGAGCCACAACGTCATCGAGCAGCACCTGCTGGGTATCACCCGCGAGCAGATCGGTGCCTGGTTGATGCGTTACTGGGGCATGCCCGACGAGCTGTCCACCGCGTTGCGCTTCCAGAACGACCCGTACTATCAAGGCGAGCATGCCGGACACGCCAATCTGGTCTGCCTGGCGGTACGCCTGCTGCGCAACCGCGGCATCGGCGACGGTCCCTACGGTGAGATCCCCGACGAGCTGTTCGGCCGCCTCGGGTTGAGCCGGGACAAGGCCAACGATGTGGTCAACAAGGTGCTCGACGCCGAGGCCGCACTCCGCGCCCTGGCGATGCAGATTCATCCCTCGACCTGAGTACACCTGAGCTCCGGGCCAGCCCTCGGCCCGGAGTCGCTACTCCCACCCTCTACTCTTGCTGCGGCTCCTGCTGCTCCTGCTCCTGCTCCTGCTCCTGCTCCTGCTCCTGCTCCTGCTCCTGCTCCTGCTCCTGCTCCTGCTCCTGCTCCTGCTCCTGCTCCTGCTCCTGCTCCTGCTCCTGCTCCTGCTCCGTTGGATCCTGGGCGTCGACAGGTTCCGGCGACGGCTCCGGGTCGGCCGCGGTCTCGGTGGCCGGACCGCTACTGCGTGGCTCGCCGCGCAGCCTGGCGGCCGCATAGCCCAGCGCAGGCCCGGCATCCGACCGGTCGGCGATGGCTTGCAGGGCCTCGTTCATGCCATCCCAGAACAGGCTCATCTCCGGCACCGAGGGCATCGGGCGACCGAATGTCACGCCATCCATCGAGATCCGCAGGTGTTCATCGGTGACCATGTCCC includes the following:
- a CDS encoding AEC family transporter, with the translated sequence MSAVVNVVLPVFALIFLGYLCRRTGRMGPTGASELNRFVVWLGLPALLFSVVANSTWTQLWQPGFITAFSVGCLGVFGFTLGYRLLQKQPLADASLDALGASYANTGYIGIPLCMLVLGDEALQPAMVASIIVVCVLFAIALACVETGLHAGQGFSRTLRKVSVALLRNPLVVAPMLGGLWAASGLELPVPVATLLKLLGAAAAPCALVSLGLFLAQPQPGGKVSGVWPLVTLKLVVQPLITWFLAFQVFELPALWAYSALLLSALPTGTGPYMLAEFYGREASRVSRVVLLSTLGSLLTLSACLVLLPV
- a CDS encoding transcriptional regulator — protein: MSVPHRVTRPNHSARTLARGLGWFSIGLGLAEVLMPGKLARFLGVPGNEGLIRACGAREIATGVGLLLTDDPKPWIYGRIGGDALDLVGLGLSIENGTEQVNAAIAAGAVAGITALDISCAKGLAAESHYVTEWDYSDRSGFPADPQAMRGKVEAEFAAARAEPNGYSPSTMLH
- a CDS encoding zinc-dependent alcohol dehydrogenase, with the protein product MRALRWHGKHDIRCDNHVPDPSIEDPRDAIIKVSSCAICGSDLHLYDGFMPGMQHGDIMGHEFMGEVMEVGSANKKLKVGDRVVVPFTIVCGECDQCRRGNFSVCERSNRNKDVADKVFGHTTAGLYGYTHLTGGYAGGQAEFVRVPYADVGPVVIPDGLTDEQVLFLGDILPTGWQAAAQCDIQPTDTVAVWGAGPVGQFAIRSAIMMGAEQVICIDNVPERLSMARAGGAITINFDEESVLERLKELTRGKGPEKCIDSVGMEAHAARSFDSMYDRAKQALMLETDRPHVLREMIYVCRPAGIISIPGVYGGLIDKIPFGAAMNKGLTFRMGQTHVNRWTDDLLKRIQEGQIDPSFVITHSVSLEQGPEMYKTFRDKHDGCIKVVLKP
- a CDS encoding NAD(P)H-binding protein, producing the protein MATRPSVMIAGCGDVGIRLGLQLSRAGWTVYGLRRQAADLPVPILPVKGDLSAAELPRSWPNGKLDYLVYAASASQHDEPGYRSAYIDGLRNVLGWLEQRGQQPKRLFFVSSTGVYAQSDGGWIDETSPTAPTGYTGRVMLEAEQLALDSGIPATRVRMAGLYDPARPWMQNQVRAGLRVDREPPQYSNRIHRDDAAALLACLLQTDHAGGDLEDCYLGVDDDPAPLHEVIDFLRERLGVTQWAEQSMTRRAGSKRCRNARARALGWAPQYPSYRNGYASVRPGKG
- a CDS encoding hydrogen peroxide-inducible genes activator; protein product: MTLTELRYIVTLAQEQHFGRAAERCHVSQPTLSVGVKKLEDELGVLIFERTKSAVRLTPVGEGIVTQAQKVLEQAQSIRELAQAGKNQLASPLKVGAIYTVGPYMFPHLIPQLHRVAPDMPLYIEENFTHILRDKLRTGELDAIIIALPFQEADVLTLPLYDEPFYVLMPAGHPWTKKETIDAEMLNDKSLLLLGEGHCFRDQVLEACPTTRKGEAPSHTTVESSSLETIRHMVASGLGVSILPLSAVDSHHYSPGVLDIRPMTAPVPFRTVAIAWRASFPRPKAIEVLADSIRLCSVAKPAAANA
- the recG gene encoding ATP-dependent DNA helicase RecG; the encoded protein is MSELAAVPVTAIKGVGAALAEKLAKVGLETLQDLLFHLPLRYQDRTRIVPIGALRPGQDAVVEGTVTGTDIVMGRRRSLLVRLHDGSGSLSLRFYHFSQAQKEALKRGTQVRCYGEVRPGASGLEIYHPEYRALSDSTPVAVEQTLTPIYPTTEGLTQQRLRQLTEQALARLGPHSLPDWLPAELTRDYRLAKLDEAIRYLHRPPPDADLEELAEGRHWAQHRLAFEELLTHQLSMQRLRESSRAQHAPPLPVACELPKRYLTNLGFQPTGAQQRVGAEIAYDLAQDEPMLRLVQGDVGAGKTVVAALAALQALEAGYQVALMAPTEILAEQHFITFCKWLEPLGIEVAWLAGKLKGKARTAALERIAAGCPMVVGTHALFQDDVQFRRLALVIIDEQHRFGVQQRLALRRKGVEGRLCPHQLIMTATPIPRTLAMSAYADLDTSILDELPPGRTPVNTVLVADSRRLEVIERVRSACNEGRQAYWVCTLIEESEELTCQAAETTFEDLSAALGGLNVGLIHGRMKPAEKAAVMAEFKEGRLQLLVATTVIEVGVDVPNASLMIIENPERLGLAQLHQLRGRVGRGSAASHCVLLYHPPLSQIGRERLAIMRETCDGFIIAEKDLELRGPGEMLGTRQTGLLQFKVADLMRDADLLPAVRDAAQALLAHWPQHVSPLLERWLRHGQQYGQV
- a CDS encoding aminoacyl-tRNA deacylase and HDOD domain-containing protein, which produces MNKAASSNHNITLPPMIVQLLDKLALPYRICEDRADFDPSRRVQAVLVDDAIGALLVLYPRDHLLDLPSLVELTGRQLVAVKPERLMRMLTKHDLKILPGLPPLTSSPCLYEERLLQQPELLVESGQPGVLLAMASSDFKLLLSKASAGRFAVPLSQIRPNLDRPEDDSAQITQAVQSFTARRIQKRLEETIEIPPLAQTAQKIIKLRVDPDATVDDITGVVETDPALAAQVVSWAASPYYAAPGKIRSVEDAIVRVLGFDLVINLALGLALGKTLSLPKDQPQQATPYWQQAIYTAAVIEGLNRAIPRTQRPEAGLSYLAGLLHNFGYLVLAHVFPPHFSLICRHLEINPHLSHNVIEQHLLGITREQIGAWLMRYWGMPDELSTALRFQNDPYYQGEHAGHANLVCLAVRLLRNRGIGDGPYGEIPDELFGRLGLSRDKANDVVNKVLDAEAALRALAMQIHPST